One window of the uncultured Methanobrevibacter sp. genome contains the following:
- a CDS encoding HIRAN domain-containing protein, whose product MDFREEDALRYINMALDLDSDNARNWNKKAIILEAMKRYPESEECYDKSLELAFDNLVSDNEARMLYDWAYVLIDESKTLPNGLDKLEKAKEINKKALETRPGINSEESIDKYLNQRDEINRHINDEREYLKNLETLKSIDKGELFTIAGRFYYENSTDLAAGMLLKLLREPENEFDRDAIAVYAGDVKIGYVANSASTKHELTSSSSELKDNIHDTAQAICLFNLQRHSDTRFLIGKIIE is encoded by the coding sequence ATGGACTTTAGGGAGGAGGATGCTCTGCGCTATATCAATATGGCACTTGATTTGGACAGTGACAATGCAAGGAACTGGAACAAAAAGGCGATAATTCTTGAGGCCATGAAAAGATACCCTGAATCGGAGGAGTGCTATGACAAGTCACTGGAACTTGCATTCGACAATCTTGTAAGCGACAATGAGGCGAGAATGCTTTATGACTGGGCATATGTATTGATTGATGAGTCAAAAACACTGCCGAACGGATTGGACAAATTGGAAAAGGCAAAAGAGATAAACAAAAAAGCGCTTGAAACACGTCCGGGGATTAATAGTGAGGAGTCAATTGACAAGTACCTCAACCAGAGAGATGAAATCAACCGCCATATCAATGATGAAAGGGAATATCTGAAAAACCTTGAAACCCTAAAGTCAATTGACAAAGGTGAACTGTTTACAATAGCCGGAAGATTCTATTATGAAAACAGCACCGACCTTGCAGCGGGAATGCTCCTAAAGCTTTTAAGAGAACCGGAAAACGAGTTTGACCGGGATGCGATTGCAGTATATGCCGGAGATGTAAAAATTGGCTACGTTGCAAACAGTGCCTCAACAAAACATGAACTGACCTCATCATCTTCAGAGTTAAAGGATAATATTCATGACACAGCTCAGGCAATCTGTTTATTCAACCTGCAAAGACATTCAGACACACGGTTTCTAATTGGAAAAATAATTGAATAA